GGGTTGCGGAAATCATCTTGGAGTACTCGAGGGAGGCTATCCTGGTGGCCACACCATCCACTGTGCCGGGGCGGGTATTTATCCCCAGCAATATGAGGGTTAAGTGCCCCAGAGTTTTGTGATCAGCGATGGTGACGAATGAAATGATCCCTTCGTCCAGGAGGGTTTGTAGCCGCCGCCGCACTGTGGTATGGTTCGTGCCCAACTTGGCCCCAAGTTCCGGGGCACCCTTTCTGGCATCGATTCCCAGTTCCCTGATGAGCATCAGGTCTAGTTCATCCAGGCGTCTTATAGATACCCACGTCTTTACAGACGTGGTACTTGCGGGTTCAAGCAGAGCTTGTCCTGCTTCGCAGGAATCGGCTCTCACCCCCGTCTTCACAGACGGGGAACTCCCGCTTGAT
Above is a genomic segment from Dehalococcoidia bacterium containing:
- a CDS encoding AsnC family transcriptional regulator codes for the protein MKTGVRADSCEAGQALLEPASTTSVKTWVSIRRLDELDLMLIRELGIDARKGAPELGAKLGTNHTTVRRRLQTLLDEGIISFVTIADHKTLGHLTLILLGINTRPGTVDGVATRIASLEYSKMISATLGRYDLLVMIYWYRCRSKALKIWVELSPETWVLSKTSPTSTL